Below is a window of Komagataella phaffii GS115 chromosome 1, complete sequence DNA.
GATGGTTATCCCTTTTCAGCATTGGAATTGTCAGTTTTTTTCTAATTCTAAATCAGAAGTCATGACAATAATTGGAAAGGACTGGCATACCAATACGATTAGAGATTTCAACCAGTTTAGTATCCATTACAATGCAGTGATCCCCAATAGAAGTCAATAGAAGTATCACTCAGTTGAGATcaaaaagagattgcagCACCTGAGTTTCGCGTATGGTCTCCCACTACACTACTCGGTCAGGCTCTTAGCAGCTTAACTACGGTTGATCGGACGGGAAACGGTGCTTTCTGCTAGATATGGCCGCAACCGTTAGACTAAGATTTGGCTAGCTTATACTTCGAGACACACAAAACTCAACTCAATTACTTTGCATATGTAAGGTTTTCATTGAATGAATACGCTGCATCGATATAAAACGCAAAAGTaaaagattcttcaaactAGCGAGTACATGATTGAGTACaaatcttcgtcttctGTTACGATATTTGACTGAATAACTAAACCTTCTTAGATAATATTCTGGAACAGTTTAAATGAGTATAGTTTCATGGCCCGGCATATCTAGAATTTGCACGCAATCTTGGACCATATCTCATGAAAGTTACTGGAATTGCGATCATTGCAACAGTGATGAACCCCAGTACAGAAGAACCCCAACCAACAGGGAACTTTTCGGATCCCAAGTTGGCATATAGTGCATGTCCAAACAGTGGGAAAACACTGGCAGAAAAGGACCTGAAAAGATCATTTCCGGCAAAAGCTGATGCCATGTATCTAGGGAAAGACATTGCAAGGTAGTTGAAGAGTGTCTGGAAAATGAGATAACCACCAGCAGCAAATAAACCGCTACCTATTATAGGTACAATCCAGTGGACACTTTTGGTGGCAGTCCATCCCAAAATAAAGATTCCAGTGGGCATTATGCAACCTCCAATAATAGCGCCCGGTACAAAGAACTCAGGATGAATGGTTTCGTTTGCAATTATTCTTCTTGCAAAAGTAACATGACACGCATAGCAATAGCACGCAGAGCATATTAAGACACCAATTAAGATTCCGGCAAAACTAGCTCCCATTCCAATAAGGCTGAATCCATATATCTCTAAGAATACAATAGGAAACGCTTCAAACCAAATGTACCAAATAGAATAAACCATTGAAATGTAAAGATTTATCATCAAGACAACGGGGTCTCTGAATGATATGTCGACTGGCCTCCATAAGCATTCAATCAAAACTTCCTTGGCAGTTCTGTCCTGAATATCTAACTCCCCTTTGCTGATAATCAGTTCGTTTTTTGTTAATGCTCGTAGCCTCCTAGCCTTTCTGTAAAGAAGGGTTGGTACATACGTTTCTGGTAAAGTGAAGCCAAGAACTATAAATAGTGTCCCAGAGGTAATTAACAGAAACCAGAAGCACCACCTCCAACTCACAAGTTGGGAAAATATGGCTCCAAAAAGTGGTCCTAGAGAAGGACCACAAACAGCACAGATACTCCAAAGGCCTAACCCTACAGGCAAGTGCGGGATTGCAATAACATCACCTACAGAAGCTGGACCTGTAGCTAATGCTGGTGACGCAAAAAACCCTCCAATAAACCTCAAAATGCAAAATCCAGCAATGTTAGTGGTCAGGGCCGTTGGGATTTGTAGTATAGCAAATATGAACAGGGTCCACACATATATCGTTGTCCTTCCGATAGCGGGATGCTCAGACATGGGGGAGAATATCATTGGACCCACAGCGTATCCAATCACAAACAAGGTTAATGGAAGTGTTGCCACCGTTCTGCTAACATTGAGATCTCTCATAATATCTTCTATACCGGGAGTGTAAATTGCAGATCCCATATAAACAGCTACGGTTAAGATTCCCACTTCAAAAACAACGAAGCACTTTAAAAGCGAGCTCCAGTTTTGGggattttctttctgatcATATTCATCCCAGTCGACTATGACTCTAGTGGTCTTTACTTCCTCCAacgaagaatttgaagtGTCTACCAAACCTTCCACTATATTTTTCTCAGATTCAGCATGTATCGATACTTGGTCCATATTCAGGTAGTACTTTTCAGGAGCAATGAAACcatctttctcttcaggaaaagagaaataCCTGTGTTTACTCAGATGGTAGATGGTCCTTCCCCAAAAGCTGTCACGCAGTAATAGATGAGACATTATAAGAACTTAGGTTAAATTCCTGTCAAATCTTTGGGCTAAGTTGCTTCCTATTTATAGTCTAAACAAAGGGACTCCTCAAGGCATTCTGCTTTAAAGAAAACAGCTATTTCCCTTCGAAATTGGCTAATGGGTTATTAGTAATAAGAGCTTCTTGGTGAAGAGTATGCATGAAAACAATTAAAGTACAACAACTCGATTGTCATAAAAAAGCGCGTCCGGAGATATTAATTCCCAACTACTAATTTGGGCGACTACACAAGCGGCCCCAATAAAAAAAACTCACCTCTGATGGGTGATGAGGCTACGACTTTGTCGTTACAATCAGTTGCCGAGCATTTTTGTAAGTTGGCAGTTGGCTATTGGCAGGTTCATGGCTGTAGCAAGAATTTGTAATCATCCCTACACAAATGAAAAAGCTATTATTAATCACCACTGCAGGGTCTTATATAGTTTAAATCGCGCGTAATGCAAAACCGTGCTGACTGAGGACTTTAGCAGTTTGTTTGCTAGCAATAGTGACTGGGACCTAATAGTGACGAAAAGCTATTTGCAAAAGCAAGTATCTGGAAAAAATTGTCTGATGACACTAGTTGATATTCACATATCATGGCTTTGCTTCTAAACTATTCAGCACTTTATTGATAAAGTTTCTAAGAATgctcaaaaaaatttacAAAAAAACATATCATTATAATCAGCAATTACAACTTAGTGTGTGTAATTGGATGTGTGGCCGAGTGGTCTAAGGCGCTAGCTTCAGGTGCTAGTCTCTTCGGAGGCGTGAGTTCGAACCTCACTGCattcattatttttttcgCACCTGGACGTTTTCAGCTTGAGCCAAAGCACTGAATCTACTACCGCTTTACCTTAGTGGGACTAATGTCTAATTTAACTCTATTTAACGAAACTTACATCTTTGATCAAGGATTTTAAAGTCTCATCAAGTCGTAACATGTATAACTGCTCCAAATCAAGAGACGGTTTCATTACCAAGAGAACGTTTCTCAAAATCTCTATAGTTTCGTCTTGGAAATTTTGCCTGTTTTGATTTGTGGAGATTAATTTGGTCTCCAACAGAAGTATATCTGATAAAACTTTATTCAAATCAGTGAAATCATTTTGGAATTTGAGAATAGTTTTGCAAGTTGCAGAAATTGCCTGAATCTGTGTCTTTATCATCCCCTTTTCATCAGTACGTACAACATCGGACTTTATCAACTCTGCAAGAAGGGGCAAAAgaccaaattgaaataCTCCTTCCACATCAATCGCATGATATTCCAAGTCAATGTTTAGGATAAACGATTGAAGCACTTGAATAGCATGTGATCTGATTTGACGACAAGGGTTGAAACATTGATGTGCCAACGCTTGAATCAAAGAGTAAATAGGATGAGCATCTGGTGCGTTTGTTTCTTGGTTCAGAAATTCAGAAGCCAGTGCTGGAGTAACTATTCGAGGTGAAAGTGATGATGCAATATCGATTGATTTGATGGAAACATCAATGATGTCTTTGAAAGTATTATTTTTCTCAATATTATGACCACTTTCTACCAGGCGATCATATTCTTGCTCCCATTGACTTCCTACAGCTCCCACAGCGGAGATCTCATCTAACAATCCTAGTAAGTTCATGAAATTCCCTGCCGTTATCAAAGTTGgttcaagttcaacaatcttttcCACTGTTTCACAGACGTACTTGCTGAGCTTAGGGGAGGAGGCCAAAGTTCTCAATATATTCCAGTATTCCTCTTTTGAAAGTAAAACTTTCTGAGCATACCCCTCATGAACAACTAACAACTGAAGAGGTTTTAAAATTGGAACACCATAATGAAGAACAATTTCTTTATGTTTCTCTAGTAGTTGATTCAGTTGATCTATGGCTCCTAATAAGACAAAACTATTCTCATGGCCCTTTCCATGCAAGAGCAAGAGTTTGTAAATATTCAACCGAGTCATTGCCCAAGGTTTCAACAGTTCATTGGGATCGTCCGCTTCAATATCTAATGTCAAGTCCGATAAGTTCTTAAGTGTTGCAGTGGCAAGCTTGTCATCCTCTGAAATTAATGTTAATGCTACTGCTGTTTCCACAATAAAGAGAAGTTTTGGCACGTAATTAAATGTGTTTGGACTTTTCTGAGGAAGATGTTCAAACATAGAACTGACATAGCCTGCAATagtttctgatgatgacttAGAAAAGCCTTCGATCAATGAAGAAATATTGCACGATTTGATACAATCTTGAGCAGACAATGTTGATTCAATTTCCTCCTCTGTAGGTTCATAAGCATCATCCGAAAACCCCTTCATGAAAGATGAGAAAGATGCTATGAAGCCGCTCTCTTGTTTAGCTTTAGATTTGGtaatttgaaattgaggCTTGCAATGTGGGAGGCCACGAAGACCGATTCGTTGTTGCATTTCAATAAACAGATCTGGATCTATGAGACCATGTTCGAACAACGTTATGAGCACAtccatcaactttttccaGTTCTCAGAAGCAACTGTACCACTTTTTTGTaaaattctgaaaaaaacGACAGTACACAATTGAGCCTTTAAATCCCTACCAAACCATACAGACATTTCACTGACAGTTAATGTTTTCCCTGATTCTGTGTATAATATTTGAGTTGTTGGAATAAAAGAGTCTGATGACGAACTCTTTTTTTCGTGCTGATTCAGAGACGTCTTACGAGAACCAGTCAAGGTGGACATGTAAGCTAAAACAGACAAAATCTTGTCAACATAGTCATTGAGCCCAAAATAGCTTGCAACCGACGCAAGTTTATCTATTCCTGCAATCATTCTTGTAATGATTTGATCATCTGTCGCTTCATTGAATATTGTCACCAAGGATGTCAAAATATTGGTGCAGCAAGTGGAAAATAAAGCTCTATCATATAGAATGATATCTTCAGCTTTTGTTTCAGAATCATTGGTAAATAACTTAGGATCTTGAACGTTAGAATGATCATAATTGGCTTGCTCAGCCATTAAATTGGCCCACATCTGGTCGAACCATTTGTTGTTACTACCATCATGTTCTTCGGGCATAACAAACTCTCTTTCTTTAATGGCATAATAAATCTTTTCTATGTACCAAGCTGGGAAGTCTTTGCCATTGTATGTTCCCTTTAAAATATTTCCATATTGCGGCAGAGTCATTTGATTCTTCACTTGAGGATTATGCAGATCTGTGTTTAGCATGATGATGGAATAAGACAATACAAAAACTGAGTCTTTATCAGGCATCACATGCTCATTATTTTCACCATCGGCAAGTTGTGAATCAATATCCTTCGGATAATTTTGGCATTCAACGTAGCGTTCTGCGAAAGTTTCAACGATTCGTTCAATCTGTTGCGACTCACCAGGGATTCTGAAGCTTTTCAACAGTACCCTCAAGGCTTCATCCACTCTCAGCCCCTTGAAGTCAAAAAGACCGACAAATTTCTTAAGTAAGTCAAGGTTTTTTGGTTTGGCAAGAAATTCACCTAAAGTTCTCTTGTTCAATCTGCTAGACttcacaaagaaaaagttcGCCAATTCATCTAAATCATCAGAATTGTCTACGAACCCTTTTTCTTGTAAAGTCTTTAATCCctctttgaaagacttgtcaaaagttttcGTGCAATAGATAAAGTCAGTCTTCCGAGactttctttccagaatGGAATTATCTGGCAGCATATTTAACGAGATCTTCTTGGCTGCCATATTCTTGACCCGAGCATGAAATCCGTTGATCAAACTGAGCAAACCTTCAAGACACAGTGGCGGAACATTATCAGTTGTGAAAGTTGCTGAATCAGGAAGAGAAACTCGACACAGAAAGTTGATAATGTCAACAGAAAGGTCAGTTCGATCAAAATCACAATCGTACAGCTGATAGAGCGTTGTAAAAAACAAAGGTGATCGAGTCCAGAATACAGATAAGGACTCTATCAAAAATTCTTTAAACACTGGGGATCTACCAGGTACTGGAGTGTCATGACGCGAAGAAGCCACAGGGTCAATCTCACTAGCAGCAGTTGTCTCATCCAATTTACTGgaagttttcttttcaagatctGGTGTATCCAACACGCGCTTCTGAGTCTCAGCCATAACTGACTCTAAAGAAGATATCTCGACAATGGAATTGCAAATAGCCCGTAAAATGAGTTCAATTTGAATCTTCAAACGGGAGCCTAGAGTCACAGTTAACGTACAGAAGAGAGACAGGGCATGGGTGACAATCGCTGGCGATTCCACGTTCTGAATCGTATGAAGTAAATGGTGACATATTTCATCGGAAACGAGATTCATCAAAGACGGATGTTTGGGAAATTCGTTTCCAGAAACTTCAATAGCAGTGGTGATCAATTGGAATGCTAAGACTTTGGTACTTTCAgtggtttcaaattgttttTTTGGATTGATTATAGCAATAAGTATTTTGAAATGTTCTCGGATACAAACAATTCCGTAAGGAACAGAATCATCAGTTACTGAAGAGTTCAAGGATATTTGGGGGCCTTGctcttttccttttgtCTCGTTACTTATATCCTGCTGTTCCAGATTCTTCGCTCCATTTTGCTCATCTATTTCACTTTTCGAGTTCTCATGTTGTTCACTTGGCTCTGTATCAACAGGATTTCCAGGTTCAATGGTCCCACCTATCATGTCTGGTTGAATACTATGAGATACATCACCCAACTGGTGGTCGCGTGTATCTAGATGGTTACCATCGTGACTTGCTGGGTTAATGAAAATCAGTTTAGTAAATAATTTCACTGTAATAGCAGAAATTGTCATTTCTGCACCCTTTCGTAGAACCTCACTCCTTTTCTTATTGCATGCCAATGACAGACAAGTCTGGATAATATCGTAAAGAACATCGTCAGACAACAAATAACCAACTGACGACTCTACAATGGCTTGTAGTAAACCAAGTACCCTCAACAAGACTGCATCGTCAGATGTGTTGTCGCTCTGGAATCGACAATGTGTTAGCGCATCAACGGTTTGATGCAATGCACTAACAGCATTGAGTGAAGACTCCGTCAGCAATGAATATCGCAACACCTTGTGTAGCGTAGTCAAGGCTAACGATGTAACATATCCACTTGTTTCAGGTGACTTGACAACCATAAGAAAAGGTTGCAGTAACGTGAGGCTGTCGACTTCACTGATACTATTCGTGTTTATCAACATTGATCTCAATTGTATCAAACCACTCAGTAATGGGTCATCCgatttgaactttgaagctgaagaagagttaTGAGAATGGATTTTGCCTTGCTTGGAGGCTCGAGAACCTAATATCGAATCACTATCAGCAAACAGCCCGTCTGATCCAAACTGGCCACCTAGAATAGCTGCGACCCCAATATTTCTCTGTTCAGACCAGCGAGACCCCCGACGCATGGCTGCAGCTATAGAGACACAATCATTTATGATGAGAGATTGCCCATCTACTTGAATGCTCATTATTTTGGGGGTATTCTTTCGATATCAGTAATTTCTGTAGCAAGAGGAGAGTTTTTGTGATGACGGAGCGCCCTAGGTGTAAATGTCGAAGGAAGCGCGAAAGAGCACTAGGCGGTCTGTTGCCCAAGAGAGATTTTCCTAATCATTTCTCGACACTTGAGAGCTGTTCGCTCTCCCCCATCAACGAACGAAAACAAACACCTTCGAAATAGCCATCCAGCATCGA
It encodes the following:
- a CDS encoding Guanine nucleotide exchange factor for ADP ribosylation factors (ARFs), whose translation is MSIQVDGQSLIINDCVSIAAAMRRGSRWSEQRNIGVAAILGGQFGSDGLFADSDSILGSRASKQGKIHSHNSSSASKFKSDDPLLSGLIQLRSMLINTNSISEVDSLTLLQPFLMVVKSPETSGYVTSLALTTLHKVLRYSLLTESSLNAVSALHQTVDALTHCRFQSDNTSDDAVLLRVLGLLQAIVESSVGYLLSDDVLYDIIQTCLSLACNKKRSEVLRKGAEMTISAITVKLFTKLIFINPASHDGNHLDTRDHQLGDVSHSIQPDMIGGTIEPGNPVDTEPSEQHENSKSEIDEQNGAKNLEQQDISNETKGKEQGPQISLNSSVTDDSVPYGIVCIREHFKILIAIINPKKQFETTESTKVLAFQLITTAIEVSGNEFPKHPSLMNLVSDEICHHLLHTIQNVESPAIVTHALSLFCTLTVTLGSRLKIQIELILRAICNSIVEISSLESVMAETQKRVLDTPDLEKKTSSKLDETTAASEIDPVASSRHDTPVPGRSPVFKEFLIESLSVFWTRSPLFFTTLYQLYDCDFDRTDLSVDIINFLCRVSLPDSATFTTDNVPPLCLEGLLSLINGFHARVKNMAAKKISLNMLPDNSILERKSRKTDFIYCTKTFDKSFKEGLKTLQEKGFVDNSDDLDELANFFFVKSSRLNKRTLGEFLAKPKNLDLLKKFVGLFDFKGLRVDEALRVLLKSFRIPGESQQIERIVETFAERYVECQNYPKDIDSQLADGENNEHVMPDKDSVFVLSYSIIMLNTDLHNPQVKNQMTLPQYGNILKGTYNGKDFPAWYIEKIYYAIKEREFVMPEEHDGSNNKWFDQMWANLMAEQANYDHSNVQDPKLFTNDSETKAEDIILYDRALFSTCCTNILTSLVTIFNEATDDQIITRMIAGIDKLASVASYFGLNDYVDKILSVLAYMSTLTGSRKTSLNQHEKKSSSSDSFIPTTQILYTESGKTLTVSEMSVWFGRDLKAQLCTVVFFRILQKSGTVASENWKKLMDVLITLFEHGLIDPDLFIEMQQRIGLRGLPHCKPQFQITKSKAKQESGFIASFSSFMKGFSDDAYEPTEEEIESTLSAQDCIKSCNISSLIEGFSKSSSETIAGYVSSMFEHLPQKSPNTFNYVPKLLFIVETAVALTLISEDDKLATATLKNLSDLTLDIEADDPNELLKPWAMTRLNIYKLLLLHGKGHENSFVLLGAIDQLNQLLEKHKEIVLHYGVPILKPLQLLVVHEGYAQKVLLSKEEYWNILRTLASSPKLSKYVCETVEKIVELEPTLITAGNFMNLLGLLDEISAVGAVGSQWEQEYDRLVESGHNIEKNNTFKDIIDVSIKSIDIASSLSPRIVTPALASEFLNQETNAPDAHPIYSLIQALAHQCFNPCRQIRSHAIQVLQSFILNIDLEYHAIDVEGVFQFGLLPLLAELIKSDVVRTDEKGMIKTQIQAISATCKTILKFQNDFTDLNKVLSDILLLETKLISTNQNRQNFQDETIEILRNVLLVMKPSLDLEQLYMLRLDETLKSLIKDVSFVK
- a CDS encoding Plasma membrane multidrug transporter of the major facilitator superfamily yields the protein MSHLLLRDSFWGRTIYHLSKHRYFSFPEEKDGFIAPEKYYLNMDQVSIHAESEKNIVEGLVDTSNSSLEEVKTTRVIVDWDEYDQKENPQNWSSLLKCFVVFEVGILTVAVYMGSAIYTPGIEDIMRDLNVSRTVATLPLTLFVIGYAVGPMIFSPMSEHPAIGRTTIYVWTLFIFAILQIPTALTTNIAGFCILRFIGGFFASPALATGPASVGDVIAIPHLPVGLGLWSICAVCGPSLGPLFGAIFSQLVSWRWCFWFLLITSGTLFIVLGFTLPETYVPTLLYRKARRLRALTKNELIISKGELDIQDRTAKEVLIECLWRPVDISFRDPVVLMINLYISMVYSIWYIWFEAFPIVFLEIYGFSLIGMGASFAGILIGVLICSACYCYACHVTFARRIIANETIHPEFFVPGAIIGGCIMPTGIFILGWTATKSVHWIVPIIGSGLFAAGGYLIFQTLFNYLAMSFPRYMASAFAGNDLFRSFSASVFPLFGHALYANLGSEKFPVGWGSSVLGFITVAMIAIPVTFMRYGPRLRANSRYAGP